The sequence below is a genomic window from Massilia oculi.
AGGTCGGTGACAAGATCAATGAAGGCACGCTGCTGCTGACGGTGGAAGAGTCGGGCTCCGGCGCTGCCGCGCCTGCGGCTGAAAAAGCTACCGAGAAGCCGGCCGAAAAGCCAGCCGAAAAGCCAGCCGCGCCGACCGAATCGCAAGCGCCAGCCAAGCCGGCGCCTGCTCCGGCCGCTGCCGCTCCTGCGCCGAATGCGTCGAGCTACTCGGGCCAGGTCGACATCGAATGCGAGATGATGGTGCTGGGCGCGGGCCCTGGCGGCTATTCGGCCGCCTTCCGCGCCGCCGACCTCGGCATGAACACCGTGCTGGTCGAGAAGTACGCGACCCTGGGCGGCGTGTGCCTGAACGTCGGTTGCATTCCATCGAAGGCGCTACTGCACGTGGCGCACATCATGGATGAAACCGCGCACATGGCGGACCTGGGCGTCTCGTTCGCCAAGCCGCAGGTCGACATCGACAAGCTGCGCGCGCACAAGGATGGCGTGATCAAGAAGATGACCGGCGGCCTGGCCTTCATGGCCAAGGCGCGCAAGGTCAATGTGGTGCAGGGTGTGGGCCAGTTCCTGAGCCCGAACCACATCGAAGTCACCGGTCCCGATGGCGGCAAGAAGGTCGTCGCCTTCAAGAAGGCGATCATCGCGGCCGGTTCGTCGGTCGTCAAGCTGCCGTTCGTGCCGGAAGATCCGCGCATCGTCGATTCGACCGGCGCGCTGGAGCTGCGCCAGGTGCCGAAGAAGATGCTGGTCATCGGCGGAGGCATCATCGGCCTGGAAATGGCGACCGTCTATTCGTCGCTGGGTTCGCGCATCGACGTGGTCGAGATGATGGACGGCCTGATGCAGGGCGCTGATCGCGAGGCCGTCAAGGTCTGGCAGAAGTTCAATGCCCACCGCTTCGACAACATCATGCTGAAAACGAAAACCGTCGGCGTGGAAGCGCTGCCGGAAGGGATCAAGGTCACCTTCGAAGCGGCCGAAGCGGGCGCCACTTCGCCGGAACCGCAGCTGTACGACCTGGTGCTGGTGGCCGTGGGCCGCAGCCCGAACGGCAAGAAGATCGCCGCCGACAAGGCCGGCGTGACGGTGAGCGATCGCGGCTTCATCGCGGTCGACAGCCAGATGCGCACCAATGTGCCGCACATCTTCGCCATCGGCGACCTGGTGGGCCAGCCGATGCTGGCGCACAAGGCGGTGCACGAGGCGCACGTGGCGGCCGAAGCGGCCCTGGACAAGAAGACCCACTTCGACGCCAAGGTCATTCCGTCGGTCGCGTACACCGATCCCGAAGTGGCATGGGTCGGCCTCACCGAGGATGAAGCCAGGCAGAAGGGCATCAAGGTCGAGAAGGGCCACTTCCCGTGGAACGCCAGCGGCCGCGCGGTCGCCAACGGCCGCGACGAAGGCTTCACCAAGCTGCTGTTCGACGCCGAGACGCACCGCATCGTCGGCGGCACCATCGTCGGCACCAATGCCGGCGACATGATCGGCGAGATCGCGCTGGCGATCGAGATGGGCGCGGACGGCGTGGACATCGGCAAGACCATCCACCCGCACCCGACCCTGGGCGAGTCGATCGGCATGGCGGCGGAGGCCTACGAAGGCGTCTGCACCGATTTGCCGCCGCCGAAGAAGCGCTAAGCCGCAAAAAGCTGGGGTCAGGTCTGACATTCGGACACGGCCTCAGCATTCATCAAGCAACAGCTGGGTCAAAAGCTGATATTCGTACACCGGTGTTGTAGAGCCTGTGTCCGAATGTCAGACCTGACCCCGCTGTTGTTTTTTTACATCTGCCGAAATACGTCCATGTAGTTGCGGCTTACCACCAGCTGTTCCTCCCGTCCCTTGAGCTTCACGTACAGCCGCCCGCGAAAGTCGGTGCGCGTGCCGGCAACGTGGCGCGCCGCCACGATCACGCCGCGGTGGATCTGCCAGAACTGCTGCGGGTCCAGCTGTTCCTTCAATTGCCGCAGCGGCGTGCGGATCAGGCTTTCGCCATCCGGCAGGAACACGCTGGTGTACTTGTCGTTGCTCTGGAAGTAGATCACTTCCTCGACCGCAATCAGGCGCGTTTCCTGGCCCGCCGCGGCGCGGATCCATTGCAGCGGCGCCGGCGCGGCAGGGGCAGCGGGAACGCCGGCACCCAGCTGGCGCAATAGCGCTTGCAGCGCATCCGCCGGCAACGCGGGCGCCGGAGCCGGCGCCGACAGCGCGGCGCGCAGCCGCTCGACGGTGCGCGCCAGCCGCTCCTGGCGTATCGGTTTCAGCAAATAATCGAAGGCCTCGTGCTCGAAGGCCTGGGCCGCGTAATGCTCGTGGGCGGTGGTGAACACCACGCGCGGCGGATTGCCGCCGGCGCACAGCCGCGCGGCCAGGTCGATCCCGGTCAGGCCCGGCATCTGGATGTCGAGGAAGACCACCTGCGGCCCCAGCTCGTCGATCAGGCGCAGCGCTTCGATGCCGTTCGGCGCGCTTACGACCTCGAGCCCGGGCCAGGCCTCGCGCAGCTGGGTGGCGAGATAGTCGAGCAGATGCGGCTCGTCGTCGGCGATCAGGGCAAGGCAGCGGTCGATGATGTCACCTCGGTCCGTGAAAGGGGAAGCAGCAGGCGCGCGATCACGCCGCCGCCGGGATTGTCGAGCAGCTCCAGGCGCGCGCCTGGCCCATGCAGCTGGCGCACGCGCTCGCGCAGGTTGCACAGGCCGACACCGCCGCCGGGCCGCGGTGGCGCGGCCACCAGCCCGCGCCCGCTGTCGCGCACCTCGACCCGCAGCACGCCTTCATCGACGGCCGCGCGCAGCACGATCTCGCCGCCTTCCACCTTGGGCTCCAGCCCGTGCATGACGGCGTTCTCCACCAGCGGCTGGATCAGCATCGGCGCAATGGGCAGGGCGCGGCAGGCATCAATCGCCTCGATGCGCCAGCGCAGGCGCCGGCCCATGCGCACGCCCAGCACGTCGAGATAGCTTGCAGCGAGATCCAGCTCGGCGCCGAGCGTGGCGCTGCCGGCGCGGCTGGCGGCCAGGCTGGCGCGCAGGTAGTCGATGAAGCGTTCCAGCATGCGTTTCGCATCAAGCGGCTGGTTGTCGATCAGGCTGACCACATTGGCCAGCGTGTTGTACAGGAAGTGCGGCTCGATCTGGGCCTGCAGTGCGCGTAGCTGGGCTTCAGCCAGCAGTCGCGCCGTGGTCGCCATCTGTTCATGCTGGCGCGCCGCCAGGGTCTGGCGTTCGATGCGGCGCTCGCCGGCGACCAACACAGCCAGGATACCTGCGCCGATGACCAGGCCGAAGGTCAGCTGTTCGCCAAGTGCACTGGTAGTCAAACTGGGTAATGTGCCGCGCAGGATGGCGCCCGAGACAGCGAGGCCAAGGGCGGCGCACAACGCAATCGCGGCCAGGTCGAGAAGGCGCGCATTGAGCCGGCCCGTGGTCGGCGGCACCATCTTTTCCAGCATCCGTAGCGCACCATGGATGGGAAAGCCGACGCATT
It includes:
- the lpdA gene encoding dihydrolipoyl dehydrogenase, coding for MSTVEVKVPNIGDFKDVEVIELMVKAGDTIKVDQSLITVESDKASMEIPSTHAGVVKDIAVKVGDKINEGTLLLTVEESGSGAAAPAAEKATEKPAEKPAEKPAAPTESQAPAKPAPAPAAAAPAPNASSYSGQVDIECEMMVLGAGPGGYSAAFRAADLGMNTVLVEKYATLGGVCLNVGCIPSKALLHVAHIMDETAHMADLGVSFAKPQVDIDKLRAHKDGVIKKMTGGLAFMAKARKVNVVQGVGQFLSPNHIEVTGPDGGKKVVAFKKAIIAAGSSVVKLPFVPEDPRIVDSTGALELRQVPKKMLVIGGGIIGLEMATVYSSLGSRIDVVEMMDGLMQGADREAVKVWQKFNAHRFDNIMLKTKTVGVEALPEGIKVTFEAAEAGATSPEPQLYDLVLVAVGRSPNGKKIAADKAGVTVSDRGFIAVDSQMRTNVPHIFAIGDLVGQPMLAHKAVHEAHVAAEAALDKKTHFDAKVIPSVAYTDPEVAWVGLTEDEARQKGIKVEKGHFPWNASGRAVANGRDEGFTKLLFDAETHRIVGGTIVGTNAGDMIGEIALAIEMGADGVDIGKTIHPHPTLGESIGMAAEAYEGVCTDLPPPKKR
- a CDS encoding LytR/AlgR family response regulator transcription factor; translation: MLDYLATQLREAWPGLEVVSAPNGIEALRLIDELGPQVVFLDIQMPGLTGIDLAARLCAGGNPPRVVFTTAHEHYAAQAFEHEAFDYLLKPIRQERLARTVERLRAALSAPAPAPALPADALQALLRQLGAGVPAAPAAPAPLQWIRAAAGQETRLIAVEEVIYFQSNDKYTSVFLPDGESLIRTPLRQLKEQLDPQQFWQIHRGVIVAARHVAGTRTDFRGRLYVKLKGREEQLVVSRNYMDVFRQM
- a CDS encoding sensor histidine kinase, producing the protein MNTAPPTLARRRGHPLELFPVFRRWPRSTVRDLLYTALWNSLIALGIAVGLTTFGNWRAPFLTLFSYSLLASQCVGFPIHGALRMLEKMVPPTTGRLNARLLDLAAIALCAALGLAVSGAILRGTLPSLTTSALGEQLTFGLVIGAGILAVLVAGERRIERQTLAARQHEQMATTARLLAEAQLRALQAQIEPHFLYNTLANVVSLIDNQPLDAKRMLERFIDYLRASLAASRAGSATLGAELDLAASYLDVLGVRMGRRLRWRIEAIDACRALPIAPMLIQPLVENAVMHGLEPKVEGGEIVLRAAVDEGVLRVEVRDSGRGLVAAPPRPGGGVGLCNLRERVRQLHGPGARLELLDNPGGGVIARLLLPLSRTEVTSSTAALP